The genomic window GCAAGTGGATGTGTGTCAGCTAACAAAGTCGGCTGAACACTTACCGCCACTTTATCCCCATCTCTTTCAGCCATCCCGATAAGCTTCATCGTATAGCCAAGCTGGCGGCCATACTGCAAGTCTTCCTCTGTGACGTTAGAAATCCCCTCAGCCTTAACATCATCTAAATCTATTTCCATGGAAAAACCAAGCGTTGCCAGTATAGCCATTTTTCTTGCGGCATCTAGTCCCTCAACATCAGAAGTCGGGTCAGCCTCTGCATAGCCAAGCTCTTGTGCTTCTTTTAGAACATCTTCGTAGGCACTGCCGTTCTTGCTCATCTTTGTTAAAATAAAGTTCGTTGTTCCGTTTACAATTCCCATCATTTTCGTAATTCTATCTGAAGCCAAACCATCCACAAGGCTTCTTAAAATCGGGATTCCCCCGCCAACACTCGCCTCGTAAAATAGATCACAGTCATGCTCTGAAGCAATCTTTAAAAGCTCTGAGCCATGTACAGCCATTAAATCCTTGTTTGCCGTTACGACATGCTTTCGATTTTTCAAAGCCTTCATAATATAATCCTTCGTTTCACCAACGCCGCCCATTACTTCAATAACGACATCAATTTCAGGATCATTAATGATATCTTCCGGATCTATCGTTAACTTTTCTGCAGATATTTCTACTGATCTTGCTTTATTTAAATCCTTAACAAGGATCTTCTTCACTTTTACGGGACAGCCTATTTGGTGCATAAGCTTATCCTGATGATTTTCAATAATCGTGACGACACCTGAACCAACTGTTCCTAACCCTAATAATCCGATCGAGATTGCGTTCACTTTCATTCCCCTCTCAAGTTGTTCTTTCTGTATGTACATTTGTATTTGTATAGTAGACATTATAGAGGGAAATATCCATTTTTACAATAGTTATTT from Bacillus sp. DTU_2020_1000418_1_SI_GHA_SEK_038 includes these protein-coding regions:
- a CDS encoding homoserine dehydrogenase; this translates as MNAISIGLLGLGTVGSGVVTIIENHQDKLMHQIGCPVKVKKILVKDLNKARSVEISAEKLTIDPEDIINDPEIDVVIEVMGGVGETKDYIMKALKNRKHVVTANKDLMAVHGSELLKIASEHDCDLFYEASVGGGIPILRSLVDGLASDRITKMMGIVNGTTNFILTKMSKNGSAYEDVLKEAQELGYAEADPTSDVEGLDAARKMAILATLGFSMEIDLDDVKAEGISNVTEEDLQYGRQLGYTMKLIGMAERDGDKVAVSVQPTLLADTHPLASVHDEFNAVYVHGEAVGETMFYGPGAGSLPTATAVVSDLVAVMKNMRLGVTGKSAVTPQFEKQLMGPNEIFSKYFLRLHVKDEVGVFANITSIFSEHHVSFEKILQMPLKNKELAEIVLVTHQASLQDYQDILVKLRDLQAVQTIESSYRVEGSASV